A genome region from Deltaproteobacteria bacterium HGW-Deltaproteobacteria-2 includes the following:
- a CDS encoding CbbQ/NirQ/NorQ/GpvN family protein produces MSGHKATSQKRTGRFDPGLAIPEAEAHFFLPGEVIANLKMIAKLSDRHPVNCLVAGKQGCGKSTLVRQFAARQRRPLATFQVGILSEPGQLFGEHRLKDGKTYYQEFLFPQAIQTPGCVIHLEEINRPEHPKALNMLFSILAEDRRVFIDELGEIKVAPGVVFFATLNEGEEFVGTEMLDAALSDRFYVTALDYLPQEMETKVLHLKGGVDEATALTIVNVANRLRGNKHEPMIISTRHTLMIAEMVHCGASVKQAFIHSLQMNKNILETVLLSLHVELGLKEHGGNEYQPY; encoded by the coding sequence ATGAGCGGACACAAGGCCACATCACAGAAACGAACCGGGCGCTTTGATCCGGGTTTGGCTATACCCGAGGCCGAGGCGCATTTTTTCCTGCCGGGCGAAGTGATCGCTAATTTAAAAATGATAGCCAAACTATCTGATCGTCATCCGGTTAATTGCCTTGTAGCTGGAAAACAGGGTTGTGGTAAGTCGACACTTGTACGACAGTTTGCCGCACGCCAACGAAGGCCGCTGGCAACCTTTCAGGTTGGAATACTTTCCGAACCGGGTCAGCTCTTCGGCGAACACAGGCTCAAAGACGGCAAAACTTATTATCAGGAATTTCTTTTTCCCCAGGCTATTCAAACCCCGGGTTGCGTCATTCATTTGGAGGAAATTAATCGTCCGGAACATCCTAAAGCCTTGAACATGTTGTTTTCGATTCTAGCTGAAGACAGGAGAGTCTTTATTGATGAACTGGGTGAGATCAAAGTGGCTCCAGGTGTTGTTTTCTTTGCTACCTTGAACGAGGGAGAGGAATTTGTCGGAACAGAGATGCTCGATGCGGCGCTAAGTGACCGCTTCTATGTCACTGCGCTGGATTACCTGCCGCAAGAGATGGAGACTAAAGTTCTACATCTCAAAGGCGGTGTAGACGAAGCCACCGCACTCACCATCGTCAATGTGGCAAATCGCCTGCGGGGCAACAAACACGAACCCATGATAATTTCCACCCGGCATACTTTGATGATTGCTGAAATGGTGCATTGCGGAGCATCGGTTAAACAAGCCTTCATCCACAGCCTGCAGATGAATAAAAATATTTTGGAGACGGTACTGCTTTCTCTGCATGTAGAACTGGGTCTTAAGGAACACGGCGGCAATGAGTATCAACCCTATTGA